The Quercus lobata isolate SW786 chromosome 9, ValleyOak3.0 Primary Assembly, whole genome shotgun sequence region GATCAAGATGTGTAAGTCTCTTCCAAGTAACCAAAATAGCTTGGAATACCCTTACCAGTAGAATTATTAAACTAAAGTATTTTAGTAGTTCTAGCTGGACTAATGAAGGATTAATCTTGCCACCCAATGGTAATCTATATCAGCAGAATTTCAAATTCCTTGGTGGAGCTGGACCCAACTTTCCACTTATATTGACTCCAGAAACAACCAAGAGAGGATTTCTATTTTGAGTAATTTAAGTGCCTTGAATTCGATAACATATTCCAATTAACAGTCAGGCAATGGCAAATCAACGGTCACATGtggagagagacagagaaagagcaAAGATAGTGCAGCTTACATTAGGAGAGTTTTTATCGTGTGAAATTTATTTGTGATAGTTTGTTGAGTACTTAACGTTTCAAGAAAACATTTTCATTAGCTCTTTAAAGGGGAAAATGTTTTTCGCTACAGAAACCATTTCTTTTAACTTTGTTTTCTGAAGTACTAAACACCAGAAAACATTTTTTGGTGAAACAAATgtaaggaaaagagaaaaaccaGTTTGTTTGGAAAATGAGTGTTGTTTCTCTAAGATGAAATGCTTAGGTTAAATCTTCTTAATCCTAGAATTAGGAAGATTTACTTTGAaagtctataaaaaaaaaaaattaaattgtctTTGAGGTGTTCTCACACAAGTCAGAACTTTTCAATATAGAAACCAGTACCTATTTGAGAAATGTGAAACAAGTTTCAACAATCTGTTGGTTGTACAACACACAAAAAAGATCCATTCAACAATTGCTATGGATTCAATGTTTGGGTGGGTGGTTGAGCTGTTATCCCTCAGAAGCAACTTAGTAAGCAATTTGCTCACCAACATTCGAACATAGTCTTCTGCATCCAAAGTAAAATGTCAACCttgtcactcatgacaaaaGCTTATTTTCTTCCATTGTTCCTTCAGTGtctctaaaaataattccaCTAGCAGCACTACTTGCAAGTCAAGTGCAATCAAAAgctattgttgatttttttagtaGTGGAAAAATGAATGCTGAGGGGTTATTTGACTGTTCTTGCCGTCCTACTCAAGCTAGAATGGCAATGAACTGTGTCAAATCATAAAAGAATTGTGTccataaaatgaatatttagaGACATCAAAACCATCATAAATTTATCTAGGATGCTTGAGAATGATTTTTGAGATGCAGAGATTTGTAGggaaataaaactaaaatttggttAGATGCTTGGAACTGCCAACCTCTTTAAGTCCTGAATTTTACTGACTCATATATTATGGTCCAATTCCAACATCATATTTGTGACTCTAGGCCTTTAAGAACAAAGAAATTTCTTACAATCAGTTTAATGATACTTCTCTGGAGTCTGGATAAAGAGATCAAGAAAAACACCTGTGAAACTGCGAGGTGAGatattatgattaaaaaaataccaattCGTGGAGATTGATAGGCTATATTGTATTTTGTTACTTTTCAATGgcttaaaacaaaaagatttaagTAACTCTTAACAAATAATCAATTTGAgtaatatttaacatatataCAAAGTGTTCATACAATTTTTGAATAGTTATCTCTTACGACAAGAATAGAGAATCAGAATATTTCCCAATAGGCTATATTGTATTTTGTTACTTTTCAATGgcttaaaacaaaaagatttaagTAACTCTTAACAAATAATCAATTTGAgtaatatttaacatatataCAAAGTGTTCATACAATTTTTGAATAGTTATCTCTTACGACAAGAATAGAGAATCAGAATATTTCCCAATAGTCAAGTCTTGGTTTCCAAAAGTATCCTTGCCATGCCCATTATGTTGTTAAGCATGAAAAGTCTGCAGAATCTTGCAGAATTCTCAGCACAGTTCacacaagaaaagaagaagaaagtgaataGTGAATACAAGTTGAGAATGAAATCTATATTTAACTGTATGTAAGTGAGAGTACTACTGTctcagcaaaaagaaaaagaaaaagagagagtactACTGTGGTAATTATACAGAGATATTGAGCTCAAGTAGCACATGTAATCAAGCTGAGTTTAGCATGTGGAAATACTAAATAACAAAATTCTGCATGTAGTTAATTAATTGAACTGATTGAATTTTTCCCTTAACAAAGCATGCAactcaaaagcttaaactagTAAATGGAAATACCCAATAAATACACAAGCCTATAACCAAGCACGTACCCAACTGAAGCTATAAATGATAACCTATTTGCAGCTTACCATTGCTAGATCAATTTCTTCCTAACCTTGAAATCTTATATTCATAATACACTTTGAACCAAACAACACAATAAGACTGTTATCAAGATCATAAGAGGAGGTAAATTATGACTTTCCTCAGTAATCAAATAGTGATACATttattttgtggattttttttttttttttccttctgtaAACACCATCCAAAATGGGACATATATGAGTAAATAATTGAGCTGTGACTTactcctaaaaaaaatatacattaatgtgtataaataagaatagaaaaagaaacctCCTATATCAGCTTATTTTGATTTTCCCAAAAATTCTTCTCCCACAATTCCACttgttttattgaattttcctttctctGCAGAAATGCATGAAGAGATGGAGGATCATATGGATGAGGCATAGTGCATGGGCTAGTGTACGTGGGACCATTTTCCATggattccataaaaaatttcttctgCACTCCTGCTGCTGGACAAGCCATTGTCTCTGCACAGACTTCAACAGCTTTTCTGGGTCTAATGGGCTTGAATGTTAAGAGCTTAGCATACTCATTTAAAAGATGAAACATGTAATCATATACATATTCCATCTTCAAGTCTTCTTGAATGAATTCACTTGCTGCCTTTCCCATTCCTTGTGCCTGagtaatcaaataaaaataagtaaacaaGAAAAGGGAAAGGGAAATATGAAAATCAAAGTCAATTCAAAACtgtgtttgaaattttaattttggtaatGTATCCTTCATATGTCCCATGAATTTTGTGTACTTGAGGTATGAATAGAAAGATAGCAACAAAACAAGCATGGGTTTCGctttaaagaaattaaacattgcaaaaaaactgaaatgatCAGATAGTTTGACATATGAGAGCCTTTAAGCTTTTAAGTAGTTGCTTATTGGCTTCTTATAAGTTATATCAGGCCTGTTTAAGTTCAAAACTCATTGTCTAAAATCATCCCCCTATGAAAATTTTTGGCACTGACAATACTTATTTGGTCATCTACTTGTGGACACCAATGTACATACACCAGACACCTAATCTCAACACTTTAAGAACCAACATTACactttttacttttcaaaattttgatgaatAATGACAAAGTTGGATGCAATTACACCAATGACATCTTCTCAACAAGCCTAAGTATGATATTACCTTTTGCTTATGGCTGTTGCCCCAGTCAACTGCGAACTTTATAGATTTGCATTTGTCATCATTCCTTACAGGCCAGTAGTGGTGCACTGGCATCAAACCTCTTGTGAAGAAATCATAGTAGTGGGGCTTCACAAGTAAGCTAACAGAATCACAAGCAAGAATGTATTTTTCACTGACAGACCAGGCAGAGCCTTCGATATAAATCTTATACCTGCGTTTGTTGTGAAAGGAAGAAAACATATTACTAATTGATAATGCACATAGTCAACAAAAAGAAATGATAGAGTGAACATGGaattagtaaacaaaaaaaaaaaatcataaaaactgaaaactaaagaCAAGCATGTCATGGAAAAAAAGCAGAAAGAGATTGAAACTTTTTGTCTCACCTATAATTGCATTGGCTAGCCAAATCTGACTGTTTGTATCCTTCCTGTGATTCTCGGATCCAATCCTGCAAATGAACACTCACTATTGTACCAGTTGCAATACTTTTTTTACATGTGACATAACAAATTTGCTCATCTTCATATGCTCATGAAGCATCCATTACTCTATCATTCACCATTAAATCCCTATCAACATGTTACTGGCATGCAAGAAAATATCTACTTTTCTCTATGTAAATAGAAAAAGAGGACCCTCATCTTCTTTAAAGCGCATACTTTTAGGTTGGCTTAAAAGTTTGGCTCCCACATACACCAAAAGTTGCTAGTGGACTCCAAAAGCTTCACTATGGGGTACGCCTAAAGAAGAGACAGCTTAGTTGCTTTCTATTCTTCAGTAtgtatttcttcttttcaataAGAACTTCATTTTAATTATACATTGGAGTAGAAGGGACATATGGCCTAGTTATAGGAGTGGCTAGGATAACTGTTTTTGTTCATCAATGCAACCATATGGTTGAAATTAATTGGAGAACCTAAGGTAAAACACATAAGAAattgtatctaaattttatcTATTCAATGatatacaaataaaagaactttgaaagaaagaaattcgGAATGTTACCTGAGCATATACACGAGCATTCCAGTCTTGATTGTCAGAGACATTACATTTCATGAGTTCTTGCCTGATTAGAGCAACCGATGGATTACCCTTCCAGTAAGCATAAGGTTCCCTTGCCATCCATCCCATCCTCTTGTTGCCTTCTTTTAGATCATTCAACAAATGTTTCCAAGGCTTTATATTGACCTCAGCCCTACACAAGTACATGTCATGTTAGGACTTAGGAGGGAAGTTATAGAAAAGAGATATTGTTTATTAAGAAACGATCCCTTCCTTGGGTAGTTAAGAACATCAAATAGTTGTGCACAAGCATGAACacaaactcacacacacaacatatatgcatatatgtacctatggttttatttttaaaatgtcattgaaaaaaaatgtgctTTATGAGAAAGGAATAAAGTATTACCACTTGAATGTTCTTGATTCAATTTCTCTTTTGAACTTTTAATATTGTAGTTATAATAAGATATCATCTTTCATATAAGATTATATGGATCTCAATGAGAAATTGTCATTCAATATTGAGAATTTTAAATACTTGaattttatacccaaaaaaaagaaagtaagtTAAACAAGTGTACTTGCACATTTTAAGTAAAGGAGGGGGCATTCAAACATTAGACGTCTTTGTGGGAAATATCAAAAAATGGATCCTTAAAAGTTCAAACCtcttatatatttgaatttaaaagaccttttaatgttttgttttgtttttttttttgagtatgaGTTCATAATTTTAAGGGGGCaaagtctaaattttatttttttttaattaatttttgtaaagcatttaattaatttatttttttaaaagtcataaCATCCCCAACCCAATAGATAGCTCCACTCCTGCTCAAATGCACTCTAGGGTGTATTCCAAGGTTTGTTTATAATTAAGGAAGTGATGACAAGCTTTATAGTTTAGAATAATTATTAACTATTGtgggagtaatttttttttattttttatttttttaatatgggatCTTACTATGTGAGTTTATAGTAAAATCTATCATTCAAGCAAGAAGATAAAGTATTAATCCCATAATATTGAATAAAGAAATAGTTTTTctctaaactagtttgaagGAATCTCCTACAACCTTCTGTGTAGATATTAATAAGACCATtcacatatattatttaaataattcacatgacttatttaaaaatatcatgtgATTAAAAATACACATATATGACCCTTTTAACCACCCAATAGTGCATTAAagcaaaatttctcaaaatagtttttttttttttttttttgaaagactCAAAATAGGTTTAGAGATAAACTTTTTTAAGTTGAGTAATAACTCCTTAATAgttttagggggggggggttagCAAGTATGACATAGatcaatttataatattataataagcTGTGATTTAAAAATACACGTATATAATCCCTTTAACCACCCAATAGTTCATTAGAGCAAAATTTCTCCAAACAAGTTTAggggtaaatttttttaagttgagTAATAACTTCTTAATAATTTGAGGTGGTAAAATGTAAGTATGACATAGATcgattaataatattataataaatattggtttaattgtgctaaattgattattattaaaatgaataaagttaCTGACACAATATTTctataacaaatcttaagtgacaaGTAGTAATGAAATTAAATGAGAAATAGTAACAAATTACTGcatagaatttgttgtaaaattgttgttatttcaCCAAAGCTATGGAGAAGAGTGAACCGTTGGATTGATTGCGACTGAAACAAGCACAAGTGGAAATTGTAAGTaagagagttaaaaaaaaaagtcttaccATCCCCAAAAGGACCAATCAGGGAAAACAATATCCAGTGTATCGTCATCCCCACAGTACCGAAACAGCGGAGGTGGGTTTGTGGAATTGGGCCCTTGATAGTCCTTCGTTTTGATGACTGGCCAGTCAACGCAATCAAACATCAGCTCCAAGTCAGGAATTTTCCCAGGGTACCTCCGCAGTAACTGTAGGATCCCCCACAGCGTAAAAACGTCTCTAGTCTGAAACGCCCTATGAAATCTCTCCACGTAAGCCTTGCCCTTCACTATCACCAGCCTGAAATTTGCTGTCGCTTTAGCCCTTTCCAACATGTCCCTCGTGATCCCAGTGTGGGCCCAGGGCCGTAGATCTTCGTGGATCCAACGGAAGTACTCGGGACACGTGGGTGGTAATGGACGGTCAGGATCTTCTTCTGTGTTGAACGTGGTTGGGTAGTTTGAAGGGCAGGTTCGTGTGAGGCTGTAAGCTGTACAGTTTAGTGGGATCGCAATTGGCTCTAAGGGCTTTTTAGGAATTTTGGGGATTCTTTGAGGGTATACGTGGGATGTTATAGTAgttagttttgattttggtgcCGAATTGTCAGCTATACCCTGAGACACGTAGCACAATGCACAATAGTCAATAACACAAGAATAATTTAATTCTTACGCATGGTAAAAAAATActtctttaattttctcaagaaaaCCTATGggtaaataaaaatcaattacctcaataaaataataagataGAACATAATCAATCATTATCTTATAGACTTCTTGAACTCATGCCTTAGTTTCACAATCCAAATGCAGTCGAATTTGACTTGGAGAAATGCCTAATTCGATAATAACTccacatattttttaatgtattcaTTGTTTTcagaattgttttttttctaacaATGAAGCtaattgtcaaaatttgcatatACTTCCTTTGGTTTCGTTATTTTGCAAAAGTTGAACTTATAAACTCTAGCTAAACAGGTACTAAAGTCTAAATATAATCACTTAGAGTTCAAATGGCTTcgaaataagaaaaaagtgCAGCAAAAATTAGTATATAAAAGAATCGTGCGCttgattttacttttcttcAATGGTAAGTACATAATTTACATGCTCATTCTTTAAATGTGTCATTAGAGGactcttttaaaataaataataaaagtaaactAAAAAACTCATTtcataaacaaaagaacaatCAACAAGATTATCATAGAATATAGGAATGCCCTAAGAGCATTCCCATTGGCAATTGCAAATGGGAAATGTAGGGAAAAATTACAATCAAGGCACAAAAAGGTGTTAGCAACTGGATTTGTAAAATAtcaaaattgcaaatttttttgcaattgtgcTACAATGCCATCTTAAATGTATGATGGCatgtagcacaattgtaaaaattataatatattttaa contains the following coding sequences:
- the LOC115959788 gene encoding O-glucosyltransferase rumi homolog: MREYNYNYNMHQRFEWCYFLPRSGLYRHFADMIWRPFTKAPARSSAFFIFLFFLIAGAFVFTRVLYTTGIADNSAPKSKLTTITSHVYPQRIPKIPKKPLEPIAIPLNCTAYSLTRTCPSNYPTTFNTEEDPDRPLPPTCPEYFRWIHEDLRPWAHTGITRDMLERAKATANFRLVIVKGKAYVERFHRAFQTRDVFTLWGILQLLRRYPGKIPDLELMFDCVDWPVIKTKDYQGPNSTNPPPLFRYCGDDDTLDIVFPDWSFWGWAEVNIKPWKHLLNDLKEGNKRMGWMAREPYAYWKGNPSVALIRQELMKCNVSDNQDWNARVYAQDWIRESQEGYKQSDLASQCNYRYKIYIEGSAWSVSEKYILACDSVSLLVKPHYYDFFTRGLMPVHHYWPVRNDDKCKSIKFAVDWGNSHKQKAQGMGKAASEFIQEDLKMEYVYDYMFHLLNEYAKLLTFKPIRPRKAVEVCAETMACPAAGVQKKFFMESMENGPTYTSPCTMPHPYDPPSLHAFLQRKENSIKQVELWEKNFWENQNKLI